The Micropterus dolomieu isolate WLL.071019.BEF.003 ecotype Adirondacks linkage group LG20, ASM2129224v1, whole genome shotgun sequence genome has a segment encoding these proteins:
- the LOC123959257 gene encoding uncharacterized protein LOC123959257: protein MVDLRNRATFDDCQNSLDWFCYTGNCGYNTTSERGVVDWSNNAPQYNNQWCETETVSTRSIPSDNPFQMNAASCCWIPTRNWVHNLRLMTYVDLGTRSDTGKPNQSPEVAILPLLRVPQNCPRTYKLMSFDPDGDKVRCRYGNIIGTECSSCNQPSGFDLDQGSCTLHYRDSYVNTGAYGFELVVEDFPQGRISLAYTDGSRSSRDPLRKRQARSPLRKRQARSPRRRRETSYPWCTNYNHGSIPMVVVLFNNNRSNNHSTNYNHGTPTTTTEAYPWWWYYSTTTAATTTTPTTTTEAYPWWWYYSTTTAATTTTPTTTTEAYPWWWYYSTTTPVPTTTPWWWWGHNTPTTTPAPTTTPWGWWTTTTTPTTTEATTTTATPYTSSRTHLHATTPPLSKLPLQFSVLVDPPAPSCQEGLYLPKFVNPTPENGAHIQAEVNKEVEIRVKAQAAYATIRDIIISGPLNIQKHRTTHDEFVIRWTPTPDDLGAHYPICFAVESVTGADIYQSEMRCVLVDIVATQVVANVICSQSTMTVEVEKSSFSGLNEDHLRLSDPTNTVCSLRTHSNSTHIIAVIPLNACGTQIEEDDDNLIFKNEITAVDNTEDLITRKHLLEVQFYCQYPKRGNVTLGYTAHRKNITVWEKGFGTFTYQFEFFPDNQFQTMIDPNSYPLKYDVGSRIYMQIDATSSANNTELFVESCSAAPYDNPNYRPTYSIIENGCKVDSTVEIHSSTNKRQFRFSMEAFRFIGLQDQVYISCSVLMCEAGDPHTRCSQGCINSTSRVGHHHNHRKREAVTQSLRHFVSQGPLRLTRSAESTGSPVMKLNLNLVFIAGCLLAAVAMISALVLYKAKMSRVKYQPLPAIEN from the exons CGCTGCAAGCTGCTGTTGGATCCCAACGCGAAACTGGGTTCATAATTTGAGACTTATGACTTATGTGGATTTGGGAACAAGATCTGACACTGGAAAACCAAACCAATCACCAGAAGTTGCCATTCTCCCTTTGCTACG AGTTCCTCAGAACTGCCCACGGACATACAAGCTGATGTCCTTTGATCCTGATGGTGACAAAGTTCGATGCAGATATGGAAATATCATAGGTACTGAGTGCAGCTCATGCAACCAACCTTCAGGCTTCGACTTGGATCAG GGTTCTTGCACATTACACTACCGAGACTCTTATGTCAACACCGGAGCGTATGGATTTGAGTTGGTGGTGGAGGACTTCCCACAAGGGCGCATCTCTCTGGCCTACACTGATGGATCCAGATCCTCCAGGGATCCACTGAGAAAGAGACAAGCCAGATCCCCACTGAGAAAGAGACAAGCCAGATCCccaaggagaaggagagaaaccTCATACCCatggtg CACCAACTACAACCACGGAAGCATACCCATGGTGGTGGTATTATTCAACAACAACCGCAGCAACAACCACAGCACCAACTACAACCACGGAA CACCAACTACAACCACGGAAGCATACCCATGGTGGTGGTATTATTCAACaacaactgcagcaacaaccaCAACACCAACTACAACCACGGAAGCATACCCATGGTGGTGGTATTATTCAACAACAACCGCAGCAACAACCACAACACCAACTACAACCACGGAAGCATACCCATGGTGGTGGTATTATTCAACAACAACCCCAGTACCAACCACAACCccatggtggtggtgggggcaTAATACACCAACTACAACCCCAGCACCAACCACAACCCCATGGGGGTGGTGGACAACCACAACAACACCTACAACCACTGAAGCAACTACTACAACCGCCACGCCATACACTAGCAGCAGGACACACCTGCACGCCACCACTCCTCCTCTCAGTAAACTACCATTGCAATTCTCTGTACTTG TGGACCCACCTGCTCCTTCATGTCAGGAGGGACTCTACTTGCCAAAGTTTGTGAACCCAACACCTGAAAATGGAGCACACATCCAAGCAGAGGTCAACAAAGAGGTGGAGATCAGAGTCAAAGCACAAGCTGCATATGCAAC AATACGTGATATCATCATCAGTGGGCCACTGAATATCCAAAAGCACAGGACCACACATGATGAGTTTGTCATTAGGTGGACGCCTACTCCAGATGACCTGGGAGCTCATTACCCCATCTGCTTTGCTGTTGAGTCAGTGACAGG GGCTGACATCTATCAGTCTGAGATGAGGTGTGTTCTGGTGGACATTGTGGCGACGCAAG TTGTAGCCAATGTGATCTGCAGTCAGTCCACAATGACAGTAGAGGTTGAGAAATCTTCATTCTCTGGACTCAATGAGGATCATTTGCGGCTCAGTGACCCCACCAACACCGTCTGCAGCCTCCGCACACACTCCAACAGCACTCACATCATCGCTGTCATCCCCCTCAATGCTTGCGGCACTCAGATCGAG GAAGATGATGACAACCTCATTTTTAAGAATGAAATCACCGCGGTCGACAACACAGAAGACCTGATCACCAGGAAACACCTGCTGGAAGTTCAGTTCTACTGCCAGTACCCCAAACGGGGGAACGTGACACTTGGCTACACAGCACACAGGAAAAATATCACAGTGTGGGAGAAAGGCTTTGGTACTTTCACTTACCAGTTTGAGTTCTTTCCTGATAACCAATTCCAAACCATGATTGATCCAAATTCATACCCTCTGAAGTACGACGTAGGGAGCAGGATCTACATGCAGATAGATGCCACCTCTTCAGCCAACAACACCGAGCTGTTTGTGGAGTCCTGCAGCGCTGCACCATATGACAACCCAAACTACCGGCCAACCTACTCCATCATTGAAAATGG GTGTAAAGTGGACTCGACTGTTGAAATCCATTCCTCCACCAACAAGAGACAATTCCGGTTCAGCATGGAGGCCTTCAGGTTCATCGGCTTGCAAGACCAG GTTTACATCAGCTGTTCAGTCCTGATGTGTGAAGCAGGGGACCCCCACACCCGGTGCTCGCAGGGATGCATCAACTCCACATCTCGAGTTGGTCACCACCATaaccacagaaagagagaggcggTCACCCAGAGTTTAAGGCACTTTGTTTCCCAGGGTCCCCTGCGCTTAACGAGATCAGCAGAGAGCACCGGAAGCCCAG TGATGAAGCTGAATCTGAACCTGGTCTTCATCGCTGGTTGTCTTCTTGCAGCTGTTGCCATGATCAGTGCATTGGTTTTGTACAAAGCCAAAATGTCGAGAGTCAAATACCAACCTTTGCCTGCAATTGAAAATTAA